The region CGATTCCGGAATGGTGAGGAAGTGTATGATGAATGCAATACAAAGTAATCGATTGGCCAATTTAGGAGGAGATAGAATGTATTCCATGAAAAGAGCTTGTTACTTGCTAATACTGACATTTGTGTTAGCAGGGACATCCTCCGCTCAGTGGCAATCAACTGCTGATCTGCCTTACGCAAGGTGGTGTACAGCATGCTGTGCACACAACGGATACGTATATACTATCGGTGGAGAGCAAACCGGTATTGCTCACAATAATGTATGGTATTCTGAAATACTTGGCGATGGATCACTGACACATCCATGGTTGTCTACAACAAATCTGCCCGGCGCTCGTATGTATCACGGCTGTTTCATTTACAATAACTACCTTTTTGTCCTTGGCGGATGGGGAAGCGGCAATTACAGGGACGATGTCTGGTCTGCCGAAATACATGCGGATGGCTCGATTGGATCCTGGACTTCAACAACCGATTTACCTTCACCCCGAACCGGTTACAGTATGGCCGTCTGTAATGGATATGTATATGTATTCAATGGTTCCGGAGTCATATTTGCCCAGATAAATGACGATGGAACGGTTGGAGAGTGGGAATCAACCACGAATATACCAGCTTCACGCGATGGATCCCGGTGCTTTTCATACAACAATTATCTGTATATATCAGGCGGTCACAGCAGTTCGCTCACATACTACAACAATGTCTGGTTCGCGCAATCAGAACTTAATGGGACAATAGACTCCTGGACATCTACAACTTCGCTGCCTGCGGTATCCGCATACCATGGCTGCTGTGTAGAAGATGGAAGTGTATATATTACCGGCGGACAGTGTTTAACCTCTTACTACAGCACAGCAAGTACTGCCGGCATACAAACATCCGGACCACTGGATTCATGGGTGTCATTTCCAAACATACCTGAGGTGCGTTCAGGGCATGGATATTGTTCTTATGACGGTTATCTATACATTATCGGCGGCACGAACTGGAGCGGCAATCTGAAGTCGGTGCGCTATGCACACATTTTATCTGTGGGTATTTCATCCGGGGAATATCAGGTATCATCAGGAACACAGGTTCCTCAGATATCGCCAAATCCGTTTCATAGCTCGACTCAGATCAACTATTCCCTTTCAGAACCCGCACATGTCAGTATCCGTATCTATGACTGTTCCGGAAGGATGATAAGCAGTCTTGCTGATGGAGATCTGGGTAACGGTGAACACAGTGTCTTCTGGCATTGCAGAGATGACAACGGAAATGTTGTTCCCCCAGGGGTTTACTACTACAGTCTGAGTATCGATTCCAGCGTGTTTACTGGCAGAATGGTGAATCTGGAATAGGGGTCAGGCACCACATTCTTGTATTATCATGCAATTAGTCTATATTTAGTATGATAAATATCGAATGAAGATGAGGAACTGACGAAAAAGACTTTTACGGGCGGATAGAATCCGGTTGATTTGCAGGCCTGAACAGGTAGCGATAAAAAATCCTGTCCGGGATTCTATTTACGACTTTAACCAGACAGGCTATTACCAGCCATGTGAATCCGAATCTGGCCAGAAGTACGCCCGTTATGCTTCCCCCCAGAGACATCATCAGAAGCGTGTCTTCCACAATGGCGTGAGAAAGCCCCATCAATGACATGGAGAAGAACACATCCTTCGATGAAAGCCTTCCTGAAGATATATCTCTTATTATCAGACCTCCTCCGTAGGATATCCCCAGAACCATTCCCAGTATAGTCACTGTAGCAGCTGATTCCCCTATTCCCATTGAAGTCAGAATCGGTTCAAGCAATTTATTCATAATCCTTGTGATTCCGAGTCTGTCAAGGATTTTCATGAGGATGATCAACCCGAGTACAATCAGGAAGATGATGGAGAGATTCTGAAATTGAGATAAGGCCCAGGAAGATAATGTGCCATCAGTTGGTGCGGCTTCCCAGAAGATTCTCCCTTCATCCTGCAGGAAATTTCCCATTTCGTAGATACTGTGAAGGATGATACCAAGAAGGAAAGCGCTCAGTATTCTGAAGGGCACCATGAAACGAACTCTGACTCCGGTCTTTCTGGCAATTGATATTTCCACCGGCATGGAATGCGCGACCAGGATCATGCAGGCCATGACCGTTATCTGTGCTGTAGAGAGGTGAAGAGCCGGGGCAAGGGTAGCGAAGATGACAATGCCGCCATACATGTTTGTTACAATCGCGGTTGCCCAGACCAGTCCCATTTCTCCGGGAAGTCCTACGAGTTTCATTGCAGGCGCGAAAACAAAAGCAATGTATTTAACAAGACCCAGTTCGCTGAGAAGCTTAACAATGATAATAACAGGCACCATTATGCGGAAAAGAACAAGACAGACCTTCCCGGCTTCTCTTACTTGCTTCCAGATAGACATCAATACAGTCACGGTATTCCTTCCATGGTATGTTCGAAAGATAAGTCATTTTGATATAATTCAAGTACAGCAGAATTTCTGTACTGTATTCCGGGGTGAGAGGAGCTCATGGAAATAGCGCGAAGTCTTTTCAGGATCTTTCATGATAAAGGAGAAGAACTTTATCTGGTTGGCGGGTACGTCAGAGACCTGCTCCTTGGAAGAGTTACAGGAGATTATGATTTCGCGACAAGCGCTCCACCGGATGTAACCAGTGATATTCTGGAGTCTGGGGGGTTCAAGGTAATTCCAATAGGCCTGGAGTTTGGAACTGTCGCAACATTCCTGCAGTGCGGATCTGAAAAGACCGAGGTTCAGATAACAACTTACAGATGCAGGGAAAGCTATCGCAAAGGTTCCCGCCATCCTGATGTGGTATTCGGGAATAATCTTGAAGAAGATCTGACAAGGCGTGATTTCACAATCAATGCGATGGCCATGAGCGAAGAGGGGATGATCATTGATCCTCTCGGAGGCAGGTGGGATCTGGAAAATGGAATTATCAGAACACCACTTGAACCTGATGTGACTTTCAGGGAAGATCCGCTCAGGATGCTCAGAGCTTTCCGGTTTGCCTGCCGCCTGGGATTCTCTCTTCATCCATCGGTTCTTGATGCTGTAAGGAAGCTTCACACGGAGATAATGAACATCTCCAGGGAACGCTGGAAGCTGGAGATGGATCTGAT is a window of Candidatus Aegiribacteria sp. DNA encoding:
- a CDS encoding T9SS type A sorting domain-containing protein, with the translated sequence MYSMKRACYLLILTFVLAGTSSAQWQSTADLPYARWCTACCAHNGYVYTIGGEQTGIAHNNVWYSEILGDGSLTHPWLSTTNLPGARMYHGCFIYNNYLFVLGGWGSGNYRDDVWSAEIHADGSIGSWTSTTDLPSPRTGYSMAVCNGYVYVFNGSGVIFAQINDDGTVGEWESTTNIPASRDGSRCFSYNNYLYISGGHSSSLTYYNNVWFAQSELNGTIDSWTSTTSLPAVSAYHGCCVEDGSVYITGGQCLTSYYSTASTAGIQTSGPLDSWVSFPNIPEVRSGHGYCSYDGYLYIIGGTNWSGNLKSVRYAHILSVGISSGEYQVSSGTQVPQISPNPFHSSTQINYSLSEPAHVSIRIYDCSGRMISSLADGDLGNGEHSVFWHCRDDNGNVVPPGVYYYSLSIDSSVFTGRMVNLE